A genomic segment from Tuwongella immobilis encodes:
- a CDS encoding chalcone isomerase family protein — translation MNRRTMLGCLLTSWLGASVVRAAAAETVAVPGSAIRYPSTIAFPTQGGTVNMVLTGTALRRKLIVNVYGIASYIPEGTKVRTAADLVAADVTKWLFIVMERDLEGESLADGFRTAFKDAHGDGAYADSIGQLIAFFSKITVKKGDGIILTHIPKQGLHINVGNRDQKMIAEPAFAKAVWEIYLGDKPLTDSIKSGLISRL, via the coding sequence ATGAATCGACGAACCATGCTTGGCTGCCTCCTGACCAGTTGGTTGGGAGCCTCCGTTGTTCGTGCCGCAGCGGCTGAAACGGTTGCTGTTCCCGGCTCCGCCATTCGCTATCCCAGCACCATTGCATTCCCCACTCAAGGCGGCACCGTCAATATGGTGCTCACGGGGACGGCACTTCGTCGGAAGTTGATCGTAAACGTCTACGGAATCGCCAGTTACATTCCGGAAGGCACCAAAGTTCGCACCGCTGCCGATCTCGTGGCCGCCGATGTCACCAAGTGGTTGTTCATCGTCATGGAACGCGACCTCGAAGGGGAATCGCTCGCGGATGGATTCCGTACCGCGTTTAAGGATGCCCATGGCGACGGGGCTTATGCCGATTCCATCGGCCAACTCATCGCATTCTTCTCGAAGATCACTGTGAAGAAGGGCGATGGCATCATTCTGACCCACATTCCCAAGCAGGGATTGCACATCAATGTCGGCAATCGGGATCAGAAAATGATCGCCGAACCCGCGTTTGCCAAGGCCGTCTGGGAAATCTACCTCGGCGACAAACCGCTTACCGATAGCATCAAGTCGGGATTGATCTCGCGGCTGTAA
- the phoU gene encoding phosphate signaling complex protein PhoU has product MSKHLERDLEQLQRQILTLASMVEEAIYKSLQSLEKRDPLLAQEVINNDHAVDSLENEVYEECLKILALHQPVASDLRRIASVFMINTDLERMGDLAVDIAERTLALSPSEFDIMPDKLHRMTDLTTGMVRQSLDAFVNLDSRQARRVIRLDDEVDRYNAEIIQELIVKMKTNPEIVEAGISLFSATRHLERIADHATNIAEDVVYLVEGELVRHRPVTVEPE; this is encoded by the coding sequence ATGTCGAAGCATCTGGAACGCGACTTAGAACAACTGCAACGTCAAATCCTGACGTTGGCTTCGATGGTCGAGGAAGCGATTTATAAGTCGCTTCAGTCGCTGGAAAAACGCGACCCGCTCCTCGCCCAAGAGGTGATCAATAACGATCACGCAGTCGATTCGTTGGAAAACGAAGTGTACGAAGAATGCCTGAAAATTCTGGCACTTCACCAACCTGTCGCCTCGGATCTGCGACGCATTGCATCGGTGTTTATGATTAACACCGATTTGGAGCGGATGGGGGATCTGGCGGTCGATATTGCGGAGCGGACTCTGGCGTTGTCCCCCAGCGAATTCGACATCATGCCCGATAAACTCCATCGTATGACCGATCTCACCACGGGCATGGTGCGGCAAAGCCTGGATGCCTTTGTGAATCTCGATAGCCGTCAAGCGCGGCGCGTGATTCGATTGGATGATGAAGTGGATCGCTATAACGCGGAAATCATCCAAGAACTGATCGTCAAAATGAAGACCAATCCTGAGATTGTCGAAGCCGGAATCTCGCTGTTTTCCGCCACCCGACACTTGGAACGGATTGCCGATCACGCGACGAACATTGCGGAAGATGTGGTCTATCTGGTGGAAGGGGAATTGGTCCGTCACCGCCCAGTGACGGTCGAGCCCGAGTGA
- a CDS encoding DUF3501 family protein has protein sequence MHALTLEDLLPLEEYLPQRADFLAAHLRYLDRYRRIRVGPQVTVIFENRQTLWYRVQEMLRVTRIDQPEQIEQELNWYNQLLPRRNRLQAALLLTVPESAAMIDFLRQWRALADGALRLVIETHEIPARLVTHRNGDLSVGTAHWLEFPMNHPERQALRDARRGVFLDVAMGNYQHRSAPLSDEIRQSLYDDLSLSDRDAA, from the coding sequence ATGCACGCACTTACCTTAGAAGATCTGCTTCCCTTGGAGGAATATCTCCCCCAACGGGCCGATTTTTTGGCAGCGCATTTGCGCTATCTCGATCGCTATCGGCGAATTCGGGTGGGGCCGCAAGTGACGGTGATTTTCGAGAATCGGCAGACGCTTTGGTATCGCGTGCAAGAAATGCTCCGTGTCACTCGCATCGACCAACCGGAGCAAATCGAACAGGAACTCAATTGGTATAACCAATTGCTCCCTCGTCGAAATCGGCTGCAAGCGGCATTGCTGCTCACCGTCCCGGAATCGGCGGCGATGATCGATTTTCTGCGACAATGGCGAGCGCTGGCAGATGGGGCGTTGCGCTTGGTGATCGAGACGCATGAGATTCCCGCGCGATTGGTCACGCATCGCAACGGGGATCTCTCCGTTGGCACGGCACACTGGCTGGAATTTCCAATGAATCACCCCGAGCGACAGGCCCTTCGGGATGCCCGTCGTGGGGTGTTTCTGGATGTCGCCATGGGGAATTATCAACATCGCAGTGCCCCGTTGAGTGACGAGATTCGTCAAAGTTTATATGACGATCTCAGTCTCTCCGACCGGGACGCGGCGTGA
- the pstC gene encoding phosphate ABC transporter permease subunit PstC: MASAPVPAAATPEPTPSRSAQADRLFLWLCRLAGSSIILLAGLIVLVLIWQSWPVLSTGLSDFFTLESFDVKNKKFGALAYIYGTLITSFLAMLIAVPLGIGTAAYLAEIASPRVRRVAAFLVELLAAIPSVVYGFWGLFFLAPAVQWVANLLGMDNTGGAGIASASVILSIMIVPYITAITFDVCRAVPRSQRDGALALGATRWQMIWTSVLPFARPGIIAACFLALGRALGETMAVTMLVGNRAAIPALPQSAHDLLKPIFGLGDSIASVIANQLNETTDTQHRAALVGLGLLLFLVTIAVNIIARTLIYRSTSKPRTIRSPRVSVSDTSDQVEPPLNEADLLARQKRAEGVDRWMTRVLGGSVLVTLTPLFMILGYIVYRGVGGLSWAFFTGLPQSPGDPNSGLSHAFAGSFMVVALATLGAVPFGVLVAIYLAEYRASRVTAIVRFVTELLGGVPSIIIGIFAYALLVVTTGSFSGIAGSFALGVMMIPIVVRATEEALRLVPLPMRHASYALGASQWQTVLFVTLPAALPAIITGIFLAIGRIAGETAPLLLTAYGSLFWPRSPIDRTPTLPKYIYDYSKSGIPDWESQAWAAALVLVAVIMVLNVGIRLIAGQRVVAASRAD, encoded by the coding sequence ATGGCGTCTGCACCCGTTCCTGCCGCTGCGACCCCGGAACCGACCCCCTCGCGCTCGGCACAAGCGGATCGTTTGTTTCTGTGGCTCTGCCGACTGGCGGGATCCAGCATCATTCTGCTGGCTGGCCTGATTGTGTTGGTGCTGATCTGGCAATCGTGGCCTGTGCTATCGACCGGACTGAGCGACTTTTTCACGCTCGAATCCTTTGACGTCAAAAACAAAAAGTTCGGGGCGTTGGCGTACATTTACGGCACGCTCATCACATCATTCTTGGCGATGTTGATCGCGGTGCCTCTCGGAATCGGGACCGCTGCTTATCTGGCAGAAATTGCCTCGCCGCGCGTCCGTCGCGTGGCAGCCTTCTTGGTCGAGTTGCTCGCGGCCATTCCGTCCGTGGTCTACGGCTTCTGGGGGTTGTTCTTCTTGGCTCCCGCCGTGCAATGGGTGGCCAACCTGCTGGGCATGGATAACACGGGTGGGGCGGGCATCGCATCGGCATCCGTGATTTTGTCGATCATGATTGTGCCGTACATCACCGCCATCACCTTCGATGTTTGCCGAGCCGTGCCTCGGTCGCAACGCGATGGTGCGTTGGCACTTGGGGCAACTCGCTGGCAGATGATTTGGACCAGCGTGCTTCCGTTTGCGCGACCAGGGATCATCGCCGCCTGTTTCTTGGCCTTGGGGCGAGCACTGGGCGAAACCATGGCCGTCACCATGCTTGTCGGCAACCGAGCCGCCATTCCGGCACTCCCGCAGTCCGCTCATGACTTGCTCAAGCCGATTTTCGGCCTCGGCGATTCCATCGCATCGGTGATTGCCAACCAACTCAATGAAACGACCGACACACAACATCGCGCTGCGCTGGTCGGCTTGGGCTTGCTGCTGTTTCTGGTGACGATCGCGGTGAATATCATCGCTCGAACGTTAATCTATCGCAGCACGTCGAAGCCGCGCACCATCCGATCTCCGCGCGTTTCGGTCAGCGATACGAGCGATCAAGTCGAACCGCCCCTCAACGAAGCGGATCTGCTGGCCCGACAAAAGCGGGCCGAAGGCGTCGATCGTTGGATGACTCGCGTGCTGGGTGGCTCGGTTCTGGTCACGCTGACGCCGCTGTTCATGATTCTTGGCTACATCGTCTATCGGGGCGTGGGCGGATTGAGTTGGGCGTTCTTCACCGGCTTGCCGCAGTCGCCGGGCGATCCCAACAGCGGTCTGTCGCATGCCTTTGCGGGGAGTTTTATGGTGGTGGCGTTGGCCACTCTCGGGGCGGTTCCATTCGGTGTGTTGGTGGCCATCTACCTGGCGGAGTATCGGGCCTCACGGGTTACCGCGATCGTGCGATTCGTGACGGAACTGCTCGGGGGCGTGCCATCGATTATCATTGGAATCTTTGCGTATGCCTTATTGGTGGTGACGACTGGGAGCTTCTCCGGGATTGCCGGGTCGTTTGCTCTGGGCGTGATGATGATTCCGATTGTGGTGCGAGCGACCGAGGAAGCGTTGCGACTGGTGCCGTTGCCGATGCGGCACGCCAGCTACGCACTCGGTGCCAGCCAATGGCAGACGGTGCTGTTTGTCACGCTGCCAGCGGCTCTCCCGGCCATTATCACCGGCATCTTCTTGGCGATCGGCCGCATCGCCGGCGAGACGGCACCGCTGTTGCTCACCGCGTATGGCAGTCTGTTTTGGCCGCGCTCGCCGATCGACCGCACCCCGACGTTGCCCAAGTATATCTATGATTATTCGAAGTCAGGGATTCCCGATTGGGAATCGCAAGCGTGGGCTGCCGCATTGGTGTTGGTGGCGGTCATTATGGTGCTCAATGTGGGGATTCGCTTAATCGCCGGCCAGCGCGTGGTGGCGGCAAGCCGAGCCGACTAA
- the pstB gene encoding phosphate ABC transporter ATP-binding protein PstB gives MDSVDFWYGTKQALFNISLEIRDRSVAAFIGPSGCGKSTFLRLLNRMNDLIEGTRLTGTIRLDGADIYSNNANLVDLRRRVGMVFQKSNPFPKSIYENVIYGPRMSGVRDKARLDFLVEKCLKQAALWNEVKDRLNHSALELSGGQQQRLCIARALATAPEVLLMDEPASALDPASTAQIEDLIFELKKQYTIVIVTHNMQQAARVSDATAFFFQGQLIEFGPTEQIFTTPHQKQTEDYITGRFG, from the coding sequence GTGGATTCGGTTGATTTCTGGTACGGCACCAAACAAGCCTTATTCAACATTTCTCTCGAAATTCGCGATCGCTCGGTGGCCGCATTCATTGGCCCATCCGGCTGCGGCAAGTCGACATTCCTTCGACTCTTGAACCGCATGAATGATCTGATCGAAGGCACCCGCCTTACTGGCACGATCCGCCTCGATGGCGCAGACATTTACAGCAACAACGCCAACTTGGTCGATTTGCGACGCCGAGTCGGGATGGTCTTTCAAAAGTCGAACCCATTCCCCAAATCGATCTACGAGAATGTGATCTATGGCCCGCGAATGTCGGGTGTGCGGGATAAGGCCCGTCTCGATTTCCTGGTTGAGAAGTGCCTGAAACAGGCCGCTCTCTGGAACGAAGTCAAGGATCGGTTGAATCATTCGGCCTTGGAATTGTCGGGCGGTCAGCAGCAGCGACTCTGTATTGCGCGTGCGTTGGCGACGGCCCCTGAAGTGCTGCTGATGGACGAACCAGCCTCCGCGCTCGATCCGGCATCCACGGCACAGATCGAAGATTTGATCTTTGAGTTGAAGAAGCAGTACACCATCGTCATCGTCACGCATAATATGCAACAGGCGGCGCGCGTGTCGGATGCGACGGCCTTTTTCTTCCAAGGCCAACTCATTGAGTTCGGACCAACCGAACAGATTTTCACGACACCGCATCAAAAGCAAACGGAAGACTACATCACCGGGCGGTTTGGTTGA
- the pstS gene encoding phosphate ABC transporter substrate-binding protein PstS, with protein sequence MRSLMIGLLLLAASGCSDAIRINGGGASFVYPAMLKWTRLYAKEFQTEIDYTSAGSGNGVSQMLARTIQFGCTDAFIKNDQLDKFRESGREILHIPLVMGGVVPIYNVPEAKQPLRFTGDVLARIYLGEIESWNHPDLQRLNPEVALPDRKIAVAFRSDSSGTTAIFTEFLSKSNATWGDKENGPGAGTTIKWRRGVGQRDNSGVAGYVGRSEYALGYAELMYARQNNLTYGAVEIADSVKANAAERKKSKNDLPLNQRIFLQANLDTVSAAADAKLSTILQTNPDLRYSLINSPGANSYPIVGTNWCVFFTDQPRQSGEAMIAFLKWATTFDGPGQRAAQELGYAPLPRSLCELIQKRLSEQVKWID encoded by the coding sequence ATGCGCTCTCTGATGATCGGGCTGCTGCTGCTGGCTGCCAGCGGCTGTAGCGATGCGATCCGAATCAATGGTGGTGGAGCATCGTTCGTTTACCCGGCAATGCTGAAATGGACTCGCTTGTACGCCAAGGAGTTCCAAACCGAAATTGATTACACCTCAGCCGGGTCGGGCAACGGTGTCTCGCAAATGCTCGCCCGGACGATTCAGTTCGGCTGCACCGATGCCTTCATCAAGAATGACCAACTGGACAAATTTCGAGAATCCGGCCGCGAGATTCTGCATATTCCGCTGGTGATGGGCGGCGTGGTCCCCATCTACAACGTCCCCGAAGCCAAGCAACCGTTGCGGTTTACCGGCGATGTGCTGGCGCGAATTTACCTGGGCGAAATCGAATCCTGGAATCATCCGGATCTACAACGACTGAATCCCGAAGTTGCGTTGCCAGATCGCAAAATCGCCGTCGCGTTCCGATCGGATAGCTCCGGTACCACGGCGATTTTCACGGAATTCCTCAGCAAATCGAATGCAACTTGGGGCGACAAGGAAAACGGTCCCGGCGCTGGCACGACGATCAAGTGGCGTCGCGGCGTGGGGCAGCGCGACAACTCCGGTGTGGCCGGCTACGTCGGTCGATCCGAATACGCCCTGGGGTATGCCGAACTGATGTACGCCCGGCAGAATAACCTTACCTATGGGGCGGTCGAGATTGCCGATTCCGTGAAAGCGAATGCCGCCGAACGGAAAAAATCGAAGAACGATCTGCCACTGAATCAGCGCATCTTCCTGCAGGCGAATTTGGATACGGTCTCTGCCGCCGCCGATGCCAAGCTGTCAACCATTCTGCAAACCAACCCCGATTTGCGCTATTCGCTGATTAATTCGCCGGGTGCCAACTCGTACCCAATCGTCGGCACCAACTGGTGCGTGTTTTTCACCGATCAGCCTCGGCAATCGGGTGAAGCGATGATTGCGTTCCTGAAGTGGGCGACGACTTTCGACGGGCCCGGACAGCGTGCCGCGCAAGAACTGGGGTATGCTCCGTTGCCGCGATCACTCTGCGAGTTGATTCAAAAGCGACTGAGCGAGCAAGTCAAGTGGATTGATTGA
- a CDS encoding response regulator produces the protein MAQPRILIIEDERGLIQSLTWYFNREGYETLVAHDGVEGLRKAQTMLPDAVLLDLMLPGMSGLDVCRELRAGERTRDMPIVMITARAEETDQVVGFHMGADDYVTKPFSTKILLQRVKALLRRIDGNSDGNEHIEHLGVRIDRVRHRAMIEGAVLDLTPTEFRLLEVLLRQPGRAFSRHQLMDAAIGEGSIVLERTIDVHVKTLRKKLQSAGGPSDLIETVRGVGYRFRESHLETSEASS, from the coding sequence ATGGCTCAACCGCGAATTTTGATCATTGAAGATGAGCGTGGCCTGATTCAATCGCTGACGTGGTATTTCAACCGCGAAGGCTATGAAACCCTGGTCGCTCATGATGGCGTGGAAGGACTTCGCAAGGCGCAGACCATGCTGCCAGATGCGGTCCTCCTCGATCTGATGCTCCCTGGAATGAGCGGACTGGATGTTTGCCGCGAACTCCGCGCCGGCGAACGCACCCGCGATATGCCGATCGTGATGATCACTGCCCGTGCCGAGGAAACCGATCAAGTGGTCGGCTTCCATATGGGCGCGGATGATTACGTTACCAAACCGTTTTCCACGAAAATTCTTCTGCAACGGGTCAAAGCCCTGTTGCGACGCATTGATGGAAATTCCGATGGGAACGAGCATATCGAACATCTCGGCGTTCGCATCGATCGGGTTCGGCATCGCGCCATGATCGAAGGTGCGGTTCTCGACCTGACGCCTACCGAATTCCGACTGCTGGAAGTGCTGCTGCGCCAACCGGGGCGTGCGTTTTCGCGTCACCAACTCATGGATGCCGCCATTGGTGAAGGCTCGATCGTGCTGGAACGAACGATCGACGTGCATGTCAAAACGCTGCGGAAAAAGTTGCAATCCGCCGGTGGCCCCTCGGATCTGATCGAAACCGTTCGCGGAGTGGGCTATCGATTCCGCGAATCGCATCTGGAAACCAGCGAAGCAAGCTCTTGA
- a CDS encoding HAMP domain-containing sensor histidine kinase yields MFWRLFASVYSVILGVGILFTLVVIYRSSNIGMIDFARDMVIVSAVVLLLSAIPLLVVTRNFAGPIQDLTTGAKRISEGDYGFKIHLGGMGENQSLARAFNEMSEELAQQFAQLEQDRQQLRTILGGMVEGVVAFGHDQRILFANERAGWFLEFNIQDAIGRKFWEVVRHRAIHEVLNRAGQTEQPHREEIDWIGRGVKSLAIYVAQLPDGPSPGTILVLHDTTKLRQLERLRQEFVANVSHELKTPLSVIKACVETLLDGAAEDEQSRAEFLIQISEQGDRLYALILDLLSLAKIESGNPELELEAIPLIATIEDCLDRHRPRAEVKHQSLIADFSALESPDDVLVWADEEALSQILDNLVDNAVKYTPEQGQVRIRCWPEGENQFGFEVSDTGIGIPERDLPRIFERFYRVDKGRSREVGGTGLGLAIVKHLVQVLNGSIRATSSLGHGTTFTILLPKAREA; encoded by the coding sequence ATGTTCTGGCGATTGTTTGCCTCGGTCTATTCGGTGATCCTCGGCGTGGGCATCTTGTTCACGCTCGTGGTGATCTATCGATCCAGCAACATCGGCATGATCGATTTTGCCCGCGATATGGTCATTGTCTCGGCCGTGGTGCTGCTGCTTTCAGCGATCCCGCTGTTGGTGGTCACTCGGAACTTTGCCGGGCCGATTCAAGACCTCACCACCGGCGCAAAACGAATCTCCGAAGGGGATTACGGCTTCAAGATTCATCTGGGCGGAATGGGGGAGAATCAATCGCTTGCTCGCGCATTCAACGAGATGAGCGAGGAATTGGCTCAACAGTTCGCCCAACTGGAACAGGATCGCCAGCAACTGCGCACGATTCTGGGCGGGATGGTGGAAGGGGTGGTTGCGTTCGGACACGATCAGCGGATTCTGTTCGCCAACGAACGTGCGGGTTGGTTTCTGGAATTCAACATTCAGGATGCCATCGGACGGAAGTTTTGGGAGGTGGTCCGCCACCGGGCGATTCATGAAGTGCTGAATCGAGCGGGGCAAACGGAACAACCGCACCGCGAAGAGATTGATTGGATCGGTCGCGGGGTCAAAAGTTTGGCGATCTACGTCGCGCAACTGCCGGATGGCCCATCGCCAGGGACCATCCTGGTGCTTCACGATACAACGAAGTTGCGGCAATTGGAGCGACTTCGCCAGGAATTCGTCGCCAACGTCTCGCACGAACTCAAGACGCCGCTTTCGGTCATCAAAGCCTGTGTGGAAACGCTCCTCGACGGCGCAGCCGAGGACGAACAATCACGGGCCGAATTCCTGATCCAAATCTCGGAGCAGGGCGACCGGTTATATGCGTTGATTCTGGATCTGCTTAGTTTGGCCAAGATCGAATCGGGCAACCCTGAGTTGGAGTTGGAAGCGATTCCGCTGATTGCCACGATCGAAGATTGTCTGGATCGCCATCGACCGCGAGCCGAAGTCAAGCACCAATCGCTGATTGCGGATTTCTCTGCGCTGGAATCACCGGATGATGTGTTGGTTTGGGCCGACGAGGAAGCATTGAGCCAGATTCTGGATAATCTTGTCGATAATGCGGTGAAGTATACCCCCGAACAGGGCCAAGTTCGAATTCGTTGCTGGCCCGAGGGGGAGAATCAATTCGGGTTTGAAGTATCAGATACGGGAATTGGGATTCCCGAACGGGATCTGCCGCGGATTTTCGAGCGATTCTATCGCGTGGATAAAGGCCGTTCCCGCGAAGTGGGGGGGACTGGGTTGGGGTTGGCGATCGTGAAGCATCTGGTGCAGGTGCTCAACGGCAGCATTCGGGCCACCAGCTCCCTGGGGCACGGCACAACCTTTACAATTCTCTTACCAAAAGCAAGGGAAGCGTGA
- a CDS encoding DUF6065 family protein, translating to MSEQPPEPKNLPGILPDGEGVFTAYEIHDPWDMPLVTAPIDRTWMEEAHQRHPYRCLPLVMANQSGWMLLSPCTFRVFWYGGMLMTDLEVEFVNGVKDPRITSHFGNAVLTFSMPYLFRTPPGINLWVKGPSNWIKDGIQPLEGIVESDWSAATFTMNWKMTRPNTWITFEQGEPFCMLVPVPRGLAESFQTQSVPLAANTDLHEQYKRWEAGRSRFLEGLSKHEEAIVKQGWQKEYFQGKMGSGGRFDQHQTHLSLKPFTRKKPNAG from the coding sequence ATGTCGGAGCAGCCCCCGGAACCGAAGAACCTCCCCGGAATTTTGCCGGATGGCGAGGGGGTGTTCACGGCCTATGAGATTCACGATCCCTGGGATATGCCGCTGGTGACGGCGCCGATCGATCGCACCTGGATGGAAGAAGCCCATCAACGGCATCCGTACCGCTGTTTGCCGTTGGTGATGGCCAATCAATCCGGGTGGATGCTGCTTTCGCCCTGCACCTTTCGGGTGTTCTGGTACGGCGGCATGCTGATGACCGACCTGGAAGTGGAATTCGTGAACGGCGTCAAAGATCCGCGCATCACCAGCCACTTTGGCAATGCCGTGCTGACCTTTTCGATGCCGTACCTGTTCCGAACACCGCCGGGAATCAATCTCTGGGTGAAGGGACCGTCGAATTGGATCAAAGACGGAATTCAACCGCTGGAAGGGATCGTCGAATCCGATTGGTCGGCGGCAACCTTCACCATGAACTGGAAGATGACACGACCAAACACTTGGATCACCTTCGAGCAAGGCGAACCGTTCTGCATGCTTGTGCCGGTTCCACGCGGATTGGCGGAAAGCTTTCAGACGCAATCGGTTCCGTTGGCGGCCAATACCGATCTTCACGAGCAATACAAACGCTGGGAAGCCGGTCGAAGCCGATTCTTGGAAGGACTATCCAAGCACGAAGAGGCGATCGTCAAACAGGGATGGCAGAAAGAATATTTTCAGGGAAAGATGGGGTCTGGTGGTCGATTTGACCAGCACCAGACCCATTTGAGCCTCAAACCATTCACGCGCAAAAAGCCGAATGCCGGATGA
- a CDS encoding amidophosphoribosyltransferase: MAELFHECGIAAIYHLMGNAVSPLTPQGPGQVTRLMPRMLLDLQNRGQLAAGMSSFNPDRDEILDTYKQVGTVIEAFRLNHPGKAEAIMKEYSGNAAIGHVRYATCGPNTRQYAQPFERRHGCKWKWFSFGFNGHLANLDELRKAILSLNGYHLTKKNDTEVMMHFIAHALRGDHPPDLVQVFTELAQKFDGAYNLVFLNGMGDMVVLRDPKGLHPLCVAQEGPLFAAASESVALQNLGFREVRSMEPGELILIQDGKITSHRFAPKQQSAHCFFEWIYFANVASTLDERSVYLSRSALGLELAQQERDLGKVPIDADTIVVPVPDTGKAAADAMAHALGLPSVEGLMRNRYVGRTFIEGTNRLDRVRLKYTPLREVLQGKRVLLIEDTIVRSTTLKSLLHHIRERGGAKEIHVRVACPPIIAPCFYGIDMSTVSELFAPQFMKTNRLTVAEQEAMARELKADSLFYLPVEAVARCIDLPQERLCRACITGEYPTPVGQQLYQVELARTKAAAAAAAAAASEPKPPVVCGAGS, from the coding sequence ATGGCCGAACTGTTTCATGAATGTGGAATCGCAGCAATCTATCACCTCATGGGTAACGCGGTCTCTCCGCTGACCCCACAAGGGCCGGGCCAAGTCACCCGACTCATGCCACGAATGCTGCTGGACCTGCAAAATCGTGGACAACTCGCCGCTGGGATGAGTTCGTTCAACCCCGACCGCGACGAAATCCTGGATACCTACAAACAAGTAGGCACCGTCATTGAAGCGTTTCGGCTGAACCATCCCGGCAAAGCCGAAGCGATCATGAAGGAATATTCGGGCAACGCCGCCATCGGCCACGTCCGCTACGCCACCTGCGGACCCAACACCCGACAATATGCCCAACCGTTTGAACGTCGCCACGGTTGCAAATGGAAATGGTTCAGTTTCGGATTCAACGGGCATTTGGCCAATCTCGACGAACTTCGCAAAGCCATTCTCTCGCTCAACGGCTACCACCTCACCAAGAAAAACGATACCGAAGTGATGATGCACTTTATTGCACACGCGCTTCGGGGCGATCATCCGCCCGACTTGGTCCAGGTATTCACCGAATTGGCCCAGAAATTTGACGGGGCGTATAACCTTGTCTTTCTGAATGGCATGGGCGATATGGTTGTGCTCCGCGATCCAAAGGGATTGCACCCGCTCTGTGTGGCGCAAGAAGGGCCGCTGTTCGCCGCTGCGAGCGAGAGCGTGGCGCTGCAAAATCTGGGATTCCGCGAAGTTCGATCGATGGAACCCGGCGAACTGATTCTCATTCAAGATGGCAAGATCACCTCGCACCGCTTCGCACCCAAACAACAATCCGCACACTGTTTCTTCGAGTGGATTTACTTTGCCAATGTCGCCAGCACATTGGACGAACGAAGCGTCTATCTGTCGCGCTCGGCATTGGGGCTGGAGTTGGCCCAACAGGAACGCGACCTCGGGAAAGTGCCCATCGACGCGGATACGATCGTTGTCCCGGTGCCAGACACCGGCAAAGCCGCCGCCGATGCCATGGCTCACGCCCTAGGATTGCCGTCTGTCGAAGGGTTGATGCGCAATCGCTATGTCGGTCGAACCTTCATCGAAGGCACGAATCGGCTCGATCGCGTTCGACTCAAATACACACCGCTGCGCGAAGTGCTGCAAGGCAAACGCGTCTTGCTCATTGAGGATACGATTGTTCGCAGTACGACACTGAAATCGTTGCTGCATCACATTCGGGAGCGCGGCGGAGCCAAGGAAATTCACGTTCGAGTGGCCTGCCCGCCGATTATCGCACCATGCTTTTATGGCATCGATATGTCAACCGTCTCGGAATTGTTCGCGCCACAATTCATGAAGACGAACCGGCTGACCGTTGCCGAGCAAGAAGCGATGGCCCGCGAACTGAAAGCCGATAGTCTGTTCTATCTGCCGGTCGAAGCGGTGGCCCGGTGCATCGATTTGCCGCAGGAACGGCTGTGCCGAGCGTGCATCACCGGCGAATATCCCACCCCCGTGGGTCAACAGTTATACCAAGTGGAACTGGCTCGCACAAAAGCCGCCGCCGCGGCCGCCGCAGCTGCAGCCAGTGAGCCGAAGCCGCCGGTTGTCTGTGGCGCGGGTTCGTAA